The Camelus bactrianus isolate YW-2024 breed Bactrian camel chromosome 1, ASM4877302v1, whole genome shotgun sequence genome segment AGAAACCCAGAACCAGTGAAGGTCTCAGAAAGTCAGGTACATGGCTTTTTACTGTAACAAGTGTGGCacactgaatttattttaaattaatacatcaacagaaatatttttaaatagcatgGTGTTTGGTTTGAGAgccaaatttatatggaaccactgACTGAAATTAAACCACATGTTGCAGCATCAAAAATACTCAAAAACACTTTCATGACTTAGGATTCTGAACTCTTACATGGCCCActacttaaaaagaaataatatatttttaaaatctgatgtgCTCATTTctaaaactgagataataaaatgtattcaGGCTATACATAAGCAATTATCTGCAAATACCACACTTGCCAGGTATAGTATTTATTCCTATACATGAAAATGAAATCTGATAAAATCATCACTGGGATTGCTACTTTAAACAGAATTTATCGAAGTGTAAAAGACATCTTGATATGTTttgtgaaaatttttttcagatgaacaCAACTGATGTGTAAGGTAAATACTATCAGTGGGAAAATGCTGACTTATTGTTGTAGATTTCAGCAGTTTCCTAATGCTTCCTATTTTTCACCAATGAATCATTACAGGTAAAAATTAAGCAACAGGACTAAGAACAAAAGGAGTTCAAAATTGCCTAATGAATAAACCACGAGCACTCACACCTAAGCCATGTCAGTGTCCACACAGTCACACCAGGGACGTACTCAGGACCCTTCAAATGGTTCCACTTTAAAGgggaaagtgtttttaaaaaccataaatattttaaacagaatatAAAGCAGATTCCATTGCTGTCTTTAAGGTTTGGAATCTCCTTGAAAAATACCTGTGAAtcttcagaaaactaaaaagtCACTAGCTGGGAAACTGATGCACAGGCAAAAAAACAGGCAAATCTGAGTGATACAGCTTAGGGATTTggtttacaaaatggaaaagagaatCGTAACAACCAAAACCTCAAAGTATAAGTGAGAACATTCCGCTACATATTAAAAGAAACTGAATGTTGCCAGGTGGCGCACTTACAAGAAACACAGGCAATGAAGAAAACTTCTAAAAACAAATATCCCCGAGTATCCAGTATCATGCCAGCAATGATGGAAATGACTGCCAACCCAAGATTCTGAATGGACTGCATGCtacaatttaagaaattaaaagaaaaaacacatgtCAATTCTAAAGTCTTCACACACTGAGGAGCAATTTACTATAAACACTCGTATCTACAAACCACATACTATTAGTGTTAAGAGATGTTTTCGATCAGGAATGATGTGATTAGATTCACTTTCTTACCACATGATTGTTATCACTCTAAACTTTATGCTCAGAGGTAAGGGAGTTAATAAGTGCAGTATGATCTCAACACCTTCCTGCTGAATGAAAGGGTTAAGTGAATACCAACCACAAACGTGGTTTCCACTTTGGCCTTTTATGCCAGACTGTAACTCAACTTCTCACTGAGAAGCCCTGAGACAGATGGACCATGGGATGGTCCTGTCAGCAATTACCTCTTATGGGTTAGTTTATCTCCAGCACTCTTGCTGGAGGCTCAGAGCATTTTTTTTTGCCACAATAATAACATAAATAGGTTAATTGACTTTTCTAGTTATTTCCAGGTTCAGAGCTGTCCCAGAAGCCTGAAGATAATTAAGTTATTACAGCAGAGAGACATTATACGATCCACGGTGCAAACACTTACAAGCCATATGCAGTTCCCAGTTGATGTTCAGGAACTACAAATGCCACCATTGGCCACAGTGCACAGGCAAGCAACGAATAGGACAGTCCCAGGAGACACTATAGAAAGCAATATGGAAAAGGGTAAAAAAGCCTTATATTAACCAAAAGCTGATTTTCCTTTGATGCAGATTAGCAAGAATGACATAATAACTAATATACGAATATTCATGTAAATTGTACTGCAAAATAATAAGACTAAAAACTCATATTCAATACAGAAAAGTCCTGGCCCTCTCTAACAGTGTCCCTCTAGTGACAAAATACACAACActgtcttaaccattttaaattatatgtacatataattgGCTGGGCCTAGGGTGCAGTCAAAGACCAAGCAAGAAAATAAAGCTAATTTGCAAAAAGTTACTACCAACGTCTTAGGCAAGCTAATTTTCCAGTATTTATTAGGAATTAAAACAAATTAAGCAATCAAGGTAACATCACGCCGAAGTCCATTACCTGACCTCTGGGTCATCACCACCCAGATGGAGAGCTGGGTTCTCAGAGAACCAGCAACAACCACTGACTGCTTAACATCACTTAATGCTAACTTTTCCTTCAATTAAGGAAGATACCTTATCATTTAAGTTAAAGTAAGATCATTTACCCCTATCAGATTGGCAATGATTAACATAATGCCGATGTCCAACAATGGCAAGAATACTTTAAAACaacatacacaaatattcatatattATTGGTAAAGCTATAAATGAGTAGAAAGTTATTGGAGGAGAGGTTTCACAGTATCCATCAAGACGCGAACTGTGCAAAGCCTCTGCTATAGCATTTCTACTTCTAGGAATCCGTCCCACAGAATTCTCACCAAGTGAGAATATCTACGTCCAAGTCCCTTTATTAAAAGGTAAGAAATGCAGCACTTCAGCCTGTGGTCTTAAGAATGACATTCTgaagaacaataacaaaaactTGATGAACTCATTATTACTTCCTGACCTACTAAGAGTCAAAGACAAAAGAATGCAAAATCAGATATTGggctgatagatttttttttttgccacctaTGATAGAATGACTTCTTTTAATGAAGTACAGAAAAATATAAGGAATTAACAAGCATTCTGGCTTTTATACgactattttatttcaaattctatAACAACATTGAGAGTAGTTAAATAAGCCAAATGAAATCAAAAATACTTTATGCATTAATGATTCATATTTATATACTCTAAGAATAGTTACTccataaaaactgaaatcaagtCAGTGTTTTCCCCACTGTCACAAGCACTGCTATCAGAAGAGCTGAGCGCGGCTCCTGGCAGGTGCTATACAGAGTCCTCCCTGAAGCCCTGAGCCCCCAGGAGTCAGCAGTGACGTTACCATAGCAATCCAAGGGTTCCACAGCGTAAAGGCCAGCATCATGTGGGAAGCAAGGGTGGTCACCACTGCACACAGAACCCAGATGATGTTCTTTCCTGTTTTATCCACCAGGAGCCCAAATACTGGGGACATGGGAGCTGATATTACATACACAATACTGcccagaaaatataaaagatatttaataaattatatcaCAGCAACAAAAAATCCAAAAAGTCCCTAAAACCATTAGGTAAAGCAAACCCCAGCTcatttcatttaatattcttCTAAAATGGTCATCAGTAAACAGAAATATAGAGATATAAACAGTGGTCCAAAACTTATTTGGTTTTCCATTAATGCAAAGATTGCCGTTCAGAATCAAGACCCAAGACAGACTTGGTTTCACACTGAGGATGTTAGCTCACATACGTCCTTTCTGTCTTGCATAACACTGggttataaataaaaatccacaccAAGCACACAATATGCAATTAGAGAATTAACGAAGTACCTATTAATAGCACTCGCCGCCTGGGAGGAAAATCCAAATTTCTCTGTGAAGAAAACTCTAAAATaaaaaggcggggggtggggaaaTGAACACGTTACAGAGCgctattctgtttttaaaaagtaaagtcaaaataaaactgaataaaaataactCTAAGTTTAGTCAACTTTCCCTTTTTCATACTGTTTCCCCATCTTACTTGATAGTCATCCTCAAGCAACAGGCTAAAGCTTAGTATTTATATAAATAGTTCactaactaaataaaatatactgatgcctacttttttcctcttttacatATACGGCAAAGAATAATACACAAAATTTTCAGAAAACCACATGTAGTATGACAAGGAATTAAGACGGCTTACTTTACTTAAAAGCAATACTAGATAGGTTCTTCACTAAATAACATACAGGGTTCTTGTCTCAAACTAAAAAATAACAGCCTGAACTTAAAGGTTGTAATTACAAAGACACAGCCCCACAAACACACTCAAACACTGCTCTGTTTAAGTAGTTGCCAATGGAAAAGGAGAGCGAGGTAGAAGATAAAGCAAAGAAGAATTTGGTGTGGACCCTGAAGTTGAGCCTGGCAGAACAGCAGGCGtacaaacagaaacaggctcTGTCACTATGAGCCAATGCACTGTTTCCATTCTCAGTAAGAGGCTTcctaacaaaaaaaaataaagaggaaatagaaaagaatacGAATCCAGAACTAAGTgttaaaatggatcaaaaactgcttttaaagtatttcttcaaaaaaactaataataagtATTAAACCAGTACTAAACCTTATGCTAAGAAAACCAGTGGTATCCCAGGATGTAAAACAATTCCTATGAAAATATAAACTACAACCAGGGACACAAGATTGAAGCTTAAAAACACTACATTTACGTGATTGAATTCTCATGATCATTTAGCCAACAAAAATGGAACGCTAGAGAATACTCACTTCCCGAGTCCAATGAAAGGGAACACGGCAACATAATAGCAGACACAGATGATGAAGATGAGCCACAGGGGCAAGGAGAAGTCCTTCACATCAGTTAACTTAATAACTTCACCTtagagaagaaagggaggagcCGTCAGCGTAGTTCTGTGTATCTAAGTCAAGACTAGTCTTCTTTTACCATGTGATTAACCTTCacaattcagtaaaaaaaaaaacaaaacaaacaaacaaaaaaaaacttttctcagTAAATCACTAAAATGCAGTTTCTGAGGTCACTTAAAAAGAccacagaaaaaacaaaacctaagatTAGTATCTACCTTTTTGCTCTCTTCCAGGAACATTCATCATTTTGCAAATATACAATCAAGAACGTAAGCTCTGCCAAACCacttaagggggaaaaagaatGAATCCAAAAATTTAGACAAGTGGAAATAGATTTGGaaataaaagtgtaaaaaaaaaaaaagtgtattcagCCTCATTGGGTTTACAACACTACATCAGGAACTTACCTCATTGTAAAACTATCTCAAAAATGCCGTATTTCCCAAAAGCGTCACTTTTGCATGTAGACTAACCTGTTTTTCCTTGTTCTTTATGAAGGATTCTTTCTGCTCTCTGATCCAAGTAAGCAAGGGCCAAGGCACAGACTAGTGAAAGAATACATGTTATACcccctataataaaaaaagagagagagagattcttaAAAGAGAACCAAACTGAAGGTTCCTAAAAGGCAGCATATTATGTTAACAGCAGAAAACCCAGCAACTGAAAGGGATGGCATCTAGACACACACGTGAAAAGCCTGCATCACTGCATCAGGACAGAAGGACAGGACGCGCACACAGGAGGCACTCAAACAGCGGTGGCTATACCGTATTATCTCCCAGCTGGAGGATGCAGACCAGGTGGAAAGACTAAAATTAAAGCCAGTCTAGCCTTGTCATCAGAATACAGACTGAAGAAAGCTGATGACCAGCTAGCAATTTAGTCCTAATTTCTTAATCCAGTTTAAGCACCAATTATTGATGGATGCCAGGGGAACAAAACTATAAAAGCAAAGTCTTGATTCTGTGATCACCTCAtcttccttgtttttttcttctttcaaactgttttttttttaattgaagtatagtcaatttacaatgctgtattaatttctggtgtattcaTCTTCCCTTTGGATTCCTTCCTGAAGTCTAACCCTTGCTCCTACCCTGTGGAGGCCAAAGGGCCCAGCCTCCCATAGCACAGCTTACTCAGGTCTGCTTTCCTTCGAGTATTCAGCATTACTCACTAATGCTGACCTTATATCATTAAAGTGAATCAGGATAAGGAGTGAATAAAGTTTATACTTCTcaagaattttaataaaaagcttagtaaaataaatgaatctttAACTGGTGACACAATACTACATAAAAATTGTGACGTAAGACTCAGTAGACATGGGTTCTACTTCTGACACTAACAAGCTGATTGAATTGACCTTGGACAAggaacttaacctctctgggcttcaattttcccatctgtaaaattagaGGCTTTGACCTGATGGTACAGATCTTTTCTGGCTCTAAAATTCTTTGAGATTCTCAATTCTCCATTGTGGAGAATTAGAAGGAATACAGAAGAGCACTGGAGAGCAAGAAAGAGGTTTCAGGTGGCAGAGGACATGAGAGGGAGGTAAGAAAGGAGGAGTCTCTAGATACAAGCTGCCCATCTAATAAAAGACAGCACAGAACCTCAGCCCACCACCCCACAGGCCTCTCCAGGGCTGTGCAAGCAGCTCTCCACACACCATGGGGCTCAGTTAGACAAATGCACTGCTCAGCAAAGCAGCATGGGTGCTGAATCCAGAGGGCCTCGTCCGCATCTCAGTGACCCACCCAGCAATCAGCAAAGAACTCAGGGCCAGAAGGGACCTATACCATTTTAGTCAAACACCCacaattttacagaaatgaaaactgagacacagaggttAACTTCCTTGTCCAAGGTGACAGAACTAGTCAGGGACAGGACGAGAACCCAGACTCCGGCTGCCAACTTGGTGGATTTCCCACCAAAACCCATCACCTCTGACTTCTATAAATCTAAGCTCCACAGGCACACTAACTGAATTTGATCAAAAAGAAACAATTCTCCTTCTCCTACAGACTATTAACTAGCACTTTACATGTATGAACTCCCTGTTTTCATTCTCACACACACTCTCCCAACTGCCAATCAAAACAACACTGAAGCAGACACGGTGGGACAAGATCCTCATTTTAGGaaagtggaaataaaaacacaagtgggGTAAATGATGTCACTACATTCATTATGTCTAATTAGGTCCAAGAACTAGTGAACCGTGCAGGCAAAACTATAACCAAGTGGTCTGACTCCAAtcccagtgttctttcctctctgcctcaaTAGTCCATGTGACAAGCTTTCAGGAGAGACAAAGGTGAGAAGTCAGGACTCACTAACCGATCATAAGTGTGACCCCAAGGGTTGTGTGACCAGCAGAACCCAACGAAGCTTCAACCTTAGAATACAGCCATCCCATGAGGTTCATGTTTACTGTACTTCCCTGAAAGAAAAGGGGGGTAAAAAAGCAACataattttcatttatatctCTGTCTTGCTCAAAAAAACAGGATGGGAGATAGCTTAGAGAAATAAGTATAATAGGGTTCATATTAAACAacagataaattttttaaaaacactacaAGGAAAAAACTAACAAACTAAGATAAGGCCACAGGTAAGATTACTACACAAAAAGGccaatttatagaaaatattagTATTCAAAACAGCACAGTACATCTAGAACTTCTTAatagacaaaacaaaaatgaaacaggagGTATAAAATTCACAGAGTACCCAGGACAAAAATAAACCTTAGCTCAGAAAAGGCACAACTTTTCCTGGTAttgacatctgaaaaaaaaaaaatcatcctctGTCCTTAAGACAGTAATAGTTATGGTACATAATatcctcattcatttattcattcatttagcagttATGGAACCCTGATTGCATGCTCGTCATTAATCTAGTTACTGGGAATATAATAAGAACAAGACAGAAAAACTTGCAGCTCTCACTGAGAGCTATCCCATTTCAGTGGGTAGAACAGGTTAAATATGTAGTATTCTAAATAGCAATAcgaacttttaaaaaagtaaggttaaaaaaaaagtatggaagGAGAATACAAAAGGGGTGGAGACCTTGCTGGGCATGTGACTTTGGATTAAAACCTTGGAGGAAGCTGGCTCTGAGGCTAGCCGGTGGGAAGCACAACGTCGAGGCAGGAGGAACAGCCGGTGCACCGGCCCCAAGAGGGAGTGTACTCAACGCACGGAGGCCGGAGACTAGACCAGTGCAAATGAAGAAGGGAGAGATGAGATGAGGTCCCCAGAGAGGAGAGGTGAGGAGGGCTACTGGTGATAATAAGGacctttggcttttactctgtgTGAGATGGGAAGCCACTGGGGTTTTGAGTAGGGAAGTGGCATAATCCCTTATGTTTTAACAGTCTTGCTCGGGGTGTTACATTTAAAACAGACCATAGGTGGGGATGAAGCAGAAGCAAGGACATAAGTTGGGGGCCACTGCAATCACGCAGAACAGAGATGACAGTTCTTAGACTGGGGGCACTGGCAGTGGGcgtggtgagaagtggtcagaaTATGGATATATTCTGATCGTAAAGCTAACAAGATTTGCTAATGGAAAATACatggagtgtgtatgtgtatgctgGGGACGGGGGAGAAGCAGTTCAGGGTGACATCAAAGTTTTTGCCTGAGCAACCAGAAAAAAAGAGTTGCCTGTAACTGAGGATGAGAAAACTTCAGCATGAGCTGGTGTAGGGGTAGCAGGTAGAACACCAAGAGCTGGGTTTCGGCTGTGTTGAGTTTGATACGCCAACTAGATATCCAGATGGAAACGTCAAGGAGGAAGCTGCACATACAAGGGTGGAATTCAAGGGAAAGACCTGGGTGATATAATTTCAGGAGCAGAAACATGCTATTCATCTTCACATTTCAAAACTCGGTAAGATTACCAAGGAGGTGAGTGTCAAAAGATGAGAGGTGTCCAATGACCAAGCCTACATTTATAGGTTGAGAAGACTGAGATGGAACCAGCAAAAGAGGCAGAAGGAGCCAACAGAAAGGCAAGGAAAACTGAGACTGCAGTGACCTGGAATTCAAGAGAAGAAATCAAGGAAGGCGGAGTGTCAATTGTGCTAAATGCTACTGACAGGTCAGACCCTGAAGACTGCTGAAGGTGTCCTCAACCATATGCTCACCATATGAGCAAACCTCACATGGTTATTTCTCACTGTTAGCCAATGGCTTTATTCAAATAAGCAAGAAGGTATAAATGGAGACCTAATGGAAATATTTCTTCAATATCATTGAAAATACAAGCCCCTTCAAGACATACTGTGTTAATGATCCTTTAATTCAAAAATGCCTAACATGACCTGACGTAGCAAGTACTCAATAAGCATTTGTCAAAATAAGGAGTTTAAAAGTAACAAAGTACAAAGGAAAATCAAAAGGGTGCTGGACTTCCAACCCCCAgctaagaataataaaaaaagtgAGAAGTCCGCTGCCAGAAGGGGTAATAGTAACAGTTTAAGCGTCTAAAATCAGACAAACTCACAGCTCAGCTAACAAAAAATTCCCGGAGAGGTAAAGCCCGAACCTCTCTAATCATTTCAATTTGCAAAGGGACAAGAGAAGCACAAGAAGACTGAAATTCCATCCATCCCGGCAGCTCTGTAATGGGAGTATTTTGGTCTCATGGGTCTCATGAGGACCCTAAATTCATCAATCAGATCAAAGCCAAGCCGCCCTGGCTGACGGAGAGGTGGCTGCCTGAGGTGTGGCTCACTCCACCTCCTCCTCAGGTCTCCCCACCACTCCCATTACCCTCACTCTGCATCCTAGAAGCCCCTGAGATTCCTTCCTAGAAAGTAGGGCACCTCAGAACACAGATGAATGGCTTATAACTAATTTGTGACCACACAGAGAAACACCTGAAGATCACTAGTAACCACAATGGCATCACTGAGAATGAGTCATCTCCTTCCTTCACAAGTCATCAGACAACAAGATCCACAAAATGCCACAGACATATCTGCTTGCACAAAATATATAACAAAGTACCCAGAATGTCCTTGTGggtaaaattcataaaatttagaAAACCACACTAGCTATCAAAGAAttccaaattaaaataatatttagatgttttctaaaaaattgataaaatgactttttttaaagtaaaaatcatcTATACTCTCAAAGCTATAATTAATAGTATCCTCTCATAGCCCACAGATGGGGATGTAAATATTTCTGAGAGGACAGGGTGGAAAAAGGTCCCAACAGTCCTAAGAAACCCTAACAAACTCTGACTCAGTAATAATTCCACTCCTAGTAACTTAGCCTCAGGAAACAATCAGAGACGCAGACGAGTTTTAAGAGTATCACATAATAGCACTATTTATGGTAGCGGAAAATTAGAACGAACCTACATGTACAAAAATatagaaatgttaaatatatgatatatatgtgtgcTATATATTTCATATGATGAAATAGCACATTAAAAACTTTTTGTACTGGGTTTCTTCCCTATGACTATGTTACAAGCATTCTCATGCCATTTACATAGTCTTTGAAACCTTGATTTTTCAatagcaaggatttttttttaaaaaacctctacTCATAGGAGTGCATGAGGAAAAAATCTAACAGGATTTGGGACTGCCAAAACACCTTATAGGTTGCATTAATAACAGCATAATGCTGTGCCCCTGGGTACTCTCTCTCAGACCAAACCTGAAACACCATGATCATTTCCAGGCTCCAAACGCTGAGAGGAATACTGGCCACCTGCGGTGAAGTCCAGAGAGGTGTGAGCTGAAACCTATGCCACATGGCTTAGACAACCACAGGAAACAAGCATGTCTAAGACCTTCGGAGCTGCCTTGGTAAGCAAAGTGCtgtgcacagcagaggaaacatTCACTAGAGGACAGAAGTCGGAGCAGTCAGTAAAAGCTACTCACGCAGGCAGATTTCATGTCTATGTGAGGTTGAGTTTCACAAACTTAATTGTAGTAGATGAGCTGTTCCATCACTCGGTGAGCTTCTAATCACCGGAAATGTGCGAGCAGACTGGATGACCAGATGTAAAGACTTCCATAGCAGGAATGCCAAAAATGGGTACAGAAACTAGAGACAAAACCTTTATGATCCTTCCCAAT includes the following:
- the MFSD1 gene encoding lysosomal dipeptide transporter MFSD1 isoform X1: MEEEGEEARALLPGGPDEGDGGDPATLAAPGALPALCDPSRLAHRLLVLLLMCFLGFGSYFCYDNPAALQTQVKRDMQVNTTKFMLLYAWYSWPNVVLCFFGGFLIDRVFGIRWGTIIFSCFVCIGQVVFALGGIFNAFWLMEIGRFVFGIGGESLAVAQNTYAVSWFKGKELNLVFGLQLSMARIGSTVNMNLMGWLYSKVEASLGSAGHTTLGVTLMIGGITCILSLVCALALAYLDQRAERILHKEQGKTGEVIKLTDVKDFSLPLWLIFIICVCYYVAVFPFIGLGKVFFTEKFGFSSQAASAINSIVYVISAPMSPVFGLLVDKTGKNIIWVLCAVVTTLASHMMLAFTLWNPWIAMCLLGLSYSLLACALWPMVAFVVPEHQLGTAYGFMQSIQNLGLAVISIIAGMILDTRGYLFLEVFFIACVSLSLLSVVLLYLVNRAQGGNLNYSAKQREEIKLSHAE